Proteins from a genomic interval of Medicago truncatula cultivar Jemalong A17 chromosome 3, MtrunA17r5.0-ANR, whole genome shotgun sequence:
- the LOC11432021 gene encoding uncharacterized protein, producing the protein MKLDTETDWCLPNNVTDITCMDKQPTVVIEKVSKTVRLLGFLIQNGVSKSHRVMQDMQEVMKRGKNIGKALNNVMVKHHEALTCRPRDADMYFISPLEYQFSCSSSPPRLSRGANSSRRKLLSPVAERSRRQMRVYYGTRNEGRRVKMTKRETVEEVFEVDQAAEEFIERFYRELRLQKWLDHHYHY; encoded by the coding sequence ATGAAACTAGACACAGAAACAGATTGGTGTCTCCCTAACAATGTTACAGACATTACATGCATGGATAAACAACCAACGGTGGTAATTGAGAAAGTGAGCAAAACTGTGCGTTTACTAGGTTTTCTGATACAAAACGGTGTCTCTAAGAGTCATAGAGTTATGCAGGATATGCAAGAAGTGATGAAGAGAGGAAAAAACATAGGGAAAGCACTGAACAACGTGATGGTGAAGCACCATGAAGCACTCACGTGCCGTCCACGTGATGCTGATATGTATTTTATTTCACCGTTGGAGTATCAGTTCAGCTGTAGCAGCAGTCCACCGCGTCTCTCTCGTGGTGCAAACAGTAGTAGGAGGAAGCTATTATCTCCGGTGGCAGAACGCAGTCGCCGGCAAATGAGGGTGTATTATGGAACCAGAAATGAAGGGAGGCGCGTGAAGATGACGAAAAGGGAGACGGTTGAGGAGGTGTTTGAGGTGGATCAAGCGGCAGAGGAGTTCATAGAGAGGTTTTACAGAGAGTTGAGGTTGCAGAAATGGTTGGATCATCATTATCACTATTAA